One Brachyspira suanatina DNA segment encodes these proteins:
- a CDS encoding GrpB family protein translates to MRIIEIVDYDPNWKNLYREEESKIKNIINDILIIIHHIGSTSIENLKAKPIIDILAVVDDINKVDSYNDDFANIGYKAMGENGIENRRFFMKDYIDDNSTQKRFSHIHIFDINNKFDIERHLAFRDFLRANKNIAEEYVKIKLEALKNCNNDIELYCNYKDKFIKDIEKRR, encoded by the coding sequence ATGAGAATAATTGAAATTGTTGATTATGATCCTAATTGGAAGAATTTATATAGAGAGGAAGAATCAAAAATAAAAAATATTATCAATGATATACTCATAATCATTCATCATATAGGAAGCACATCAATAGAAAATTTAAAAGCAAAACCTATTATAGATATATTAGCTGTAGTTGATGATATAAATAAAGTTGATAGTTATAATGATGATTTTGCTAATATTGGTTATAAAGCTATGGGAGAAAATGGAATAGAGAATAGAAGATTTTTTATGAAAGATTATATTGATGATAACAGTACACAAAAAAGATTTTCCCATATACATATATTTGATATTAATAATAAATTCGATATTGAAAGGCATTTAGCTTTCAGAGATTTTTTAAGAGCTAATAAAAATATTGCTGAAGAATATGTTAAAATAAAATTAGAAGCTTTGAAAAATTGTAATAATGATATTGAATTATATTGTAATTATAAAGATAAATTTATAAAAGACATAGAAAAAAGGCGTTAG